Proteins encoded by one window of Rubrobacter naiadicus:
- a CDS encoding aldehyde dehydrogenase family protein, which translates to MQKMQWKVRNLIGGEWQKREDLPTEPVYNPATAEVIAQTPLSTEEDVERAVRAAEEAFSGWSSTPVVERARILFRLKMLMEENFDELSSLVTLENGKDKKDASGEVRRAIEVVEFACGMPT; encoded by the coding sequence ATGCAGAAGATGCAGTGGAAGGTGCGCAACCTCATCGGGGGGGAGTGGCAGAAGAGGGAAGATCTGCCGACAGAGCCCGTCTACAACCCTGCTACGGCAGAGGTCATAGCCCAAACCCCGCTTTCCACAGAAGAGGATGTGGAAAGAGCAGTAAGGGCGGCGGAGGAGGCCTTCTCGGGGTGGTCTTCGACCCCTGTGGTCGAGAGGGCACGCATCCTCTTTCGGCTGAAGATGCTCATGGAGGAGAACTTCGATGAGCTCTCCTCCCTTGTGACCCTGGAGAACGGCAAGGACAAAAAGGATGCCTCAGGGGAGGTCAGGCGTGCGATAGAGGTGGTTGAGTTTGCCTGCGGGATGCCCACCC
- a CDS encoding zinc-dependent alcohol dehydrogenase family protein: MRAMVTPEFGPPELFEERDVPRPEPGPGEILVRVVAAGTNPVDAKIRANGTAFGLEAPLVLGADVSGVVEEVGPGVTEFSPGEEVYYTPEIFGEKSNGSYAEYSAVPAAIVAPKPPSLSHEEAAAVPLAGGTAYEAIVRRLDVKVGETVLIHGGAGGVGSFAVQIAKAAGARVLATAGPDNQKTLEDLGADVAIDYRSQDVSEVALAETGGAGVDAVFDTVGGETCAQSAACTRPFGRLATILGAQGDLTQLYLKNQTLYGVFLTRERRRLEEMTRLIERGQMRPLLDEVLDLTQVAKAHARLDSGHGRGKVVLRVSS, translated from the coding sequence ATGCGCGCGATGGTGACTCCAGAGTTCGGACCACCGGAGCTCTTCGAGGAGCGAGACGTACCCCGCCCGGAGCCGGGTCCGGGCGAGATACTGGTCAGGGTCGTCGCCGCCGGCACCAACCCGGTGGACGCCAAGATCCGGGCCAACGGCACCGCCTTCGGCCTCGAGGCCCCGCTGGTCCTCGGCGCGGACGTCTCTGGGGTCGTCGAGGAGGTGGGCCCCGGCGTGACGGAGTTCTCCCCTGGAGAGGAGGTCTACTACACACCCGAGATCTTCGGCGAGAAGTCCAACGGGAGCTACGCCGAGTACAGCGCGGTCCCGGCGGCCATCGTCGCCCCCAAGCCGCCCTCGCTCTCGCACGAGGAGGCCGCGGCGGTCCCGCTCGCCGGGGGCACCGCCTACGAGGCGATCGTGCGCCGGCTCGACGTGAAGGTCGGGGAGACCGTCCTGATCCACGGCGGCGCCGGCGGGGTCGGATCGTTCGCGGTCCAGATAGCGAAGGCCGCGGGAGCCCGGGTGCTCGCGACCGCGGGCCCGGACAACCAGAAGACCCTCGAAGACCTCGGCGCCGACGTCGCCATAGACTACCGCAGCCAGGACGTCTCCGAGGTCGCGCTCGCCGAGACCGGCGGAGCAGGCGTGGACGCGGTCTTCGACACCGTCGGCGGCGAGACCTGCGCGCAGAGCGCCGCCTGCACCCGGCCCTTCGGCAGGCTCGCGACGATCCTCGGGGCTCAGGGCGACCTCACGCAGCTCTACCTGAAGAACCAGACGCTCTACGGCGTCTTCCTCACCCGCGAGAGGCGACGCCTGGAAGAGATGACCCGGCTCATCGAGCGGGGGCAGATGAGACCGCTGCTCGACGAGGTGCTCGACCTCACCCAGGTCGCCAAAGCCCACGCGCGCCTCGATTCTGGTCACGGACGCGGTAAGGTCGTGCTGCGCGTCTCCTCCTGA
- the egtB gene encoding ergothioneine biosynthesis protein EgtB → MDTRSGTLKREIARRMEEGRERTRMLLSTVSDEDLYAQHSTIMSPLIWDYGHIGNYEELWLLKEVAGRELSDRELFDIYNAMLTPRSERPSLEMLDREQADRYLDTVRAAALEVLREVDLEDGGPLLEGGFVYNMVLQHEAQHNETMLQTLQLMRGEGYRPEPRRHLPPANPPEEEMVHVPAGAFLMGTDDTAWALDNERPAHEVDLPGFYIDKVPVTNAAFLEFVEDGGYRRKELWEPEGWAWIREEEITHPMSWHRSAAGGWRIRRFGFDEPLDPEAPVMHVSWYEADAYARWAGKRLPTEAEWEKAASWDPENETKRLFPWGDDPPTPERANLDQLAFRPAGVGAFPEGASPYGVLGLIGDVWEWTATEFSGYPGFESFPYREYSEVFFDDGYMVLRGGSWATRPCAIRNTFRNWDFPIRRQLFAGFRCARSE, encoded by the coding sequence ATGGACACCAGAAGCGGCACCCTCAAACGAGAGATAGCCCGCAGGATGGAGGAGGGCCGGGAGCGCACCCGGATGTTGCTCTCCACCGTCTCCGACGAGGACCTCTACGCCCAGCACAGCACCATCATGAGCCCCCTCATCTGGGACTACGGCCACATCGGCAACTACGAGGAGCTCTGGCTCCTGAAAGAGGTGGCGGGGAGGGAACTCTCCGACCGGGAGCTCTTCGACATCTACAACGCCATGCTCACCCCGCGCAGCGAGCGCCCCTCGCTGGAGATGCTCGACCGGGAGCAGGCCGACCGCTACCTGGACACCGTGCGCGCCGCCGCGCTCGAGGTGCTGCGTGAGGTCGACCTCGAGGACGGCGGCCCCCTGCTCGAGGGCGGCTTCGTCTACAACATGGTCCTCCAGCACGAGGCCCAGCACAACGAGACCATGCTCCAGACGCTGCAGCTCATGCGGGGAGAGGGCTACCGGCCCGAACCCCGCAGGCATCTCCCCCCGGCGAACCCACCCGAGGAGGAGATGGTCCACGTCCCGGCCGGGGCGTTTCTCATGGGGACCGACGATACCGCGTGGGCGCTCGACAACGAGCGCCCGGCGCACGAGGTCGATCTGCCCGGCTTCTACATAGACAAAGTACCCGTCACCAACGCCGCCTTCCTCGAGTTCGTCGAGGACGGGGGCTACCGGAGAAAGGAACTCTGGGAGCCGGAGGGGTGGGCTTGGATCCGCGAAGAGGAGATCACCCACCCCATGTCCTGGCACCGGAGCGCGGCCGGCGGGTGGCGCATCCGGCGTTTCGGCTTCGACGAGCCGCTCGACCCCGAGGCACCGGTCATGCACGTCTCCTGGTACGAGGCCGACGCGTACGCCCGCTGGGCCGGCAAACGGCTCCCGACCGAGGCCGAGTGGGAGAAGGCGGCCTCCTGGGACCCCGAGAACGAGACCAAGCGCCTCTTCCCCTGGGGGGACGATCCCCCGACGCCCGAGAGGGCGAACCTCGACCAGCTCGCCTTCCGCCCGGCCGGGGTGGGCGCCTTCCCCGAAGGCGCCAGCCCCTACGGCGTTTTGGGCCTGATCGGGGACGTCTGGGAGTGGACCGCGACCGAGTTCTCCGGCTACCCCGGCTTCGAGAGCTTCCCCTACCGGGAGTACTCCGAGGTCTTCTTCGACGACGGGTACATGGTGCTGCGCGGCGGCTCCTGGGCGACCCGGCCCTGCGCCATCCGCAACACCTTTCGCAACTGGGACTTCCCGATAAGGCGCCAGCTCTTCGCCGGGTTCCGCTGCGCCCGCAGCGAGTAG